In Dermochelys coriacea isolate rDerCor1 chromosome 16, rDerCor1.pri.v4, whole genome shotgun sequence, one genomic interval encodes:
- the DOLK gene encoding dolichol kinase produces the protein MPLTGTMLNKPVLLESLIVFIIVLCVHTVVWDRYSWCAIALAVQAFYVQFKWDRLLRLGGAVFQFRTTANSGFLPASMVIPLLGIVMKERCKAAGIVYFERFGIVVASTGMVVALFLSVIAVGITRPVPTNTCIFSGIAGSIILYTMKYSLTVSEVIEVLEVLLIFVYLSMILLYLLPRCFTPGEALLVLGSISFILKQLIKRSLNMIEGRGDPVDFVLLVAVAGVVLLGIFFTALFFFMDSGTWTSSMFFHMMTAVLGLGVLMPWLYHLIQRNPLVWLLQFLVQTQTRVYLLVYWTLLAASACMVVLYQNSKRSSESKKHQASTITRKYFHFIVVATYIPGLIYDHQLLYIAAVLCLVVFILLEYIRYFRIKPFGQTLRHLLTLFLDERDSGPLILTHIYLLVGMSLPVWLFPRPCAPKGTLSGAGALVPYSGVLAVGVGDTIASIFGSTIGEIKWPGTKKTFEGTVTAIFAQIIAVALILIFDGRVNLNTSYAWILGSISLVSLLEAYTTQIDNLLLPLYLQILLMA, from the coding sequence ATGCCGCTGACTGGAACCATGTTAAACAAACCAGTGCTTTTGGAATCCCTGATCGTGTTCATCATTGtgttgtgtgtgcacacagtaGTTTGGGACCGGTATTCCTGGTGTGCTATTGCTCTTGCTGTTCAGGCTTTTTATGTCCAATTTAAATGGGACCGTCTACTCCGACTGGGTGGGGCCGTATTCCAGTTTCGGACGACAGCTAACAGTGGCTTCCTACCAGCTAGTATGGTCATCCCACTCCTGGGGATTGTGATGAAGGAGCGATGCAAGGCTGCCGGCATTGTGTACTTTGAACGTTTTGGCATAGTTGTGGCCTCCACGGGCATGGTGGTAGCCCTCTTCCTATCTGTTATAGCAGTTGGCATCACAAGGCCTGTGCCAACTAATACCTGCATATTTTCAGGCATTGCTGGCAGTATAATCCTCTATACCATGAAGTATTCTTTAACTGTTTCTGAAGTGATAGAGGTTCTGGAAGTGCTGCTTATTTTTGTCTACCTCAGTATGATCTTGCTTTATCTATTACCTCGATGTTTTACTCCTGGGGAGGCATTACTAGTCCTTGGGAGTATAAGTTTCATCCTCAAACAGCTCATTAAACGCTCACTGAACATGATAGAGGGCAGAGGGGATCCTGTAGACTTCGTCCTTCTAGTGGCAGTGGCTGGGGTGGTCCTTCTTGGGATTTTCTTCACTGCTCTATTCTTCTTCATGGATTCAGGAACCTGGACATCCTCCATGTTTTTCCACATGATGACAGCAGTGCTGGGACTGGGGGTCCTCATGCCTTGGCTTTACCATCTGATCCAAAGGAATCCCTTGGTCTGGCTGCTCCAGTTTCTGGTTCAGACACAGACAAGAGTTTACCTCCTTGTGTACTGGACCCTGTTGGCTGCCTCTGCGTGCATGGTGGTTCTTTACCAGAATTCCAAGAGATCATCTGAATCTAAAAAGCACCAAGCTTCAACCATAACCAGAAAATATTTCCACTTCATCGTAGTGGCTACTTACATCCCTGGGCTAATTTATGACCACCAGCTTCTCTACATTGCTGCAGTGCTGTGTCTGGTAGTCTTTATCCTTTTAGAGTACATACGATACTTCAGGATCAAGCCATTTGGCCAAACACTCAGGCACTTGCTCACTCTCTTTTTGGATGAACGAGATAGTGGACCTCTGATCTTGACTCACATTTACCTACTTGTTGGGATGTCCCTTCCAGTGTGGTTGTTCCCCAGGCCTTGTGCTCCGAAAGGTACCCTGTCTGGGGCAGGAGCGTTGGTTCCCTACTCTGGGGTACTGGCAGTAGGGGTGGGAGACACAATAGCCTCAATTTTTGGCAGTACAATAGGGGAAATCAAATGGCCTGGGACAAAGAAGACGTTTGAAGGGACAGTGACTGCCATCTTTGCTCAGATCATTGCTGTGGCTCTTATTCTGATATTTGATGGCAGAGTGAACCTGAACACCAGCTATGCCTGGATTTTGGGGTCTATCAGCTTAGTTTCCCTTTTGGAAGCCTACACTACCCAGATAGACAATCTGCTCTTACCTCTCTACCTCCAGATACTGCTCATGGCTTAG